Below is a window of Cupriavidus sp. MP-37 DNA.
GCGGCAGCAGCACCAGTTCATGTTCGGCATTCTTGGCGATGAGGATGGGGTCGGCCATGATGTTCCTGGATTCCGTGAGGGTCGGTTGGGAGTCGAGCGAGTCCGGGCGGCGCGGGCAGGCCCGCGTGATAAAATCCTGGGCTGATTATAGCCAGCCGCCAGGCATATCCGTCACCTGGCGCGCGCCGCCCGCCCGCCTTGCCGATGCAGCCGCGGCGCGCCTGGCGACCCCGCACAACATCACCGCAGATCACCGCATTCCGCTTCGGAGAGAATCATGGCCGGTCACTCGAAATGGGCCAATATCAAACACAAGAAAGCCGCCGCAGACGCCAAGCGCGGCAAGATCTGGACCCGCCTGATCAAGGAAATCACCGTGGCCGCCAAGCTTGGCGGCGGTGATCCCGACTCCAACCCGCGCCTGCGCCTGTCCATGGACAAGGCGATGGATGCCAACATGCCCAAGGACAACATCCAGCGCGCGATCCAGCGCGGCGTGGGTGGCCTGGAAGGCGTGAACTACGAGGAAATCCGCTACGAAGGCTACGGCCTCTCCGGCGCCGCGATCATCGTCGACTGCCTGACCGACAACCGCACCCGCACCGTGGCCGAGGTGCGCCACGCCTTCTCCAAGCATGGCGGCAACATGGGCACCGAGGGCTCGGTGGCGTTCATGTTCACCCACTGCGGCCAGTTCCTGTTTGCGCCCGGCACGCCAGAAGACAAGCTGATGGAGGCCGCGCTGGAAGCCGGCGCCGACGATGTCGTCACCAACGACGACGGCTCGATCGAAGTCACCTGCCCGCCCAACGATTTTTCGGCGGTCAAGGCGGCGCTGGAAGCCGCCGGCTTCAAGGCCGAAGTCGCCGACGTGGTGATGAAGCCGCAGAACGAAGTCAGCTTCAGCGGCGACGACGCGGTCAAGATGCAGAAACTGCTCGACGCCCTGGAAAACCTGGACGACGTGCAGGAAGTCTTCACCAACGCGGTGATCGAAGACTAAAACGGTAACAAGCTCCCCAACGGCGGCAGCCCGGCTTTCAAGACCCAGCTGCCGCCTTTTTGCATGCGTTTCTTTTCTGGCAGTGGATCATGAAAGTATTGGTTGTCGGCTCGGGTGGACGTGAACACGCGCTGGCCTGGAAATTGGCCCAGTCGCCCAAGGTGCAGGTGGTGTACGTCGCGCCGGGCAACGGCGGAACCGCGCTCGACAAGCGCCTGCAGAATGTTCCGCTGACCGATCCCGAGGTCATCGCCGCCTTCGCCGAGCGCGAAGGCGTGGCCTTCACCGTGGTCGGCCCCGAGGCGCCGCTGGCCGCCGGCATCGTCGATATCTTCCGCGCCAAGGGCCTGCGCATCTTCGGGCCCACCCAGGCCGCGGCGCAGCTGGAATCGTCCAAGGATTTCGCCAAGGCGTTCATGCACCGCCACGGCATTCCCACCGCCGCCTACCAGACCTTTGCCGACGCCGCGCAGGCGCATGCCTACATCGACGCGCAGGGCGCGCCGATCGTGATCAAGGCCGACGGCCTGGCCGCGGGCAAGGGCGTGGTGGTGGCGATGACGCTGGAGGAAGCGCACCAGGCCGTCGACATGATGCTGGCCGGCAACAAGCTCGGCGACGCCGGCGCGCGCGTGGTGATCGAAGAGTTCCTCGACGGCGAGGAAGCCAGCTTCATCGTGCTGGTCGACGGCAAGAACGTGCTGGCGCTGGCCACCAGCCAGGACCACAAGCGGCTGCTCGACGGCGACGCCGGCCCCAACACCGGCGGCATGGGCGCGTATTCGCCGGCGCCGGTGGTCACGCCCGCGCTGCACGCGCGCGCGCTGCGCGAGATCATCCTGCCGACGGTGCGCGGCATGGAAAAGGACGGCATCCCGTACACCGGCTTCCTGTACGCCGGCCTGATGATCGACCAGGACGGCAACCCGAAGACGCTGGAATTCAACTGCCGCATGGGCGATCCGGAAACCCAGCCGATCCTGGCGCGCCTGAAGACCGACCTGGTCGACGTGATGGAAGCCGCCGTCTCCGGCAAGCTCGACAGCATCGAGCTGGACTGGGACCGCCGCACCGCGCTGGGCGTGGTGATGGCCGCGCACGGCTATCCGGACGACCCGCGCAAGGGCGATGCCATCACCGGCATCCCGGCCGAAACCGACGACAGCGTGACCTTCCACGCCGGCACCACGCTCAAGGACGGCACCCTGCTGACCTCGGGCGGGCGCGTGCTGTGCGTGGTCGGCCTTGCCGACACCGTCAAGGCCGCGCAGCGCGCCGCCTATGCCGCGGTCGAGCAGATCCGCTTCGACGGCATGCAGTACCGCACCGACATCGGCTACCGCGCCATCAAGCGCTGACTGGCCGCCAGCGGCCCGGAGCGACCAAGCGGCCGCCCAGCCGGTACAATCGTGACAATGCTGTGACGCAAGCGGCAGCCGACTGGCTGCCGGACTGCCATCCGGCCGGTCCCTTCGTCGGTTTATCCGATTCAGCCCACCATGATCGATTCCCAGGCAGTCCGTGCCTATCTGCTCGGTCTGCAAGACCGCATCACCGATGCCATCGGTGCCATCGACGGCCAGCCGTTCCTGACCGACGCCTGGGAGAAACCGCCCACCGAACGCCTGCGCGGCAGCGGCCGCACCCGCATCCTGGAAGGCGGCGCGGTGATGGAGCGCGCCGGCGTGGGCTTCTCGCACGTCAGCGGCGACACCCTGCCGCCGTCGGCCACGGCCAACCGGCCGGAACTGGCGGGGCGCAGCTTCGAGGCCATGGGCGTGTCGCTGGTGTTCCATCCACGCAACCCCCATGTGCCCACGGTGCATATGAATGTGCGCTGCTTCCTGGCGCTCAAGCCGGGCGCGGAACCGGTCTGGTGGTTCGGCGGCGGCATGGACCTGACGCCCTACTACGGCAACGCCGACGACTGCACGCACTTCCACCGCACCTGCCGGCAGGCGCTGGCTCCCTTCGGCGACGACCTGTATCCGCGCTTCAAGCAGTGGTGCGACGAGTATTTCTTCCTGAAGCACCGCAACGAGGCCCGCGGCATCGGCGGCATCTTCTTCGACGACTTCTCGGCGCTCGGCTTCGAACGCAGCTTTGCCATGATGCAGGCGGTCGGCGACGCCTTCCTGGACGCCTACCTGCCGATCCTGCAGGGCCGCAAGGACACGCCCTACGGCGAGCGCGAGCGCGCTTTCCAGGCCTACCGGCGCGGACGCTACGTCGAGTTCAACCTGGTGTTCGACCGCGGCACGCTGTTCGGCCTGCAATCGGGCGGGCGCGCCGAGTCGATCCTGATGTCGATGCCGCCGCTGGCGGCCTGGCGCTATGACTGGCAACCGGAACCGGGCAGCCCCGAAGCGGCGCTGTACACCGACTTCCTGCCGGCGCGCGCCTGGGCCTGACGGCTGACCCATGGCCCATCCTCCGCACCCCCGCATGCCCGCCGCCGCGGGCACCTCGCCACAGCCTGGCGCCGCCCGCCCCTACCGCCTGGGTATCCTGGGCGGCACCTTCGATCCGCCCCACGTCGGCCACCTGGCGCTGGCGCGTCTGTGCATCGACCATCTGGGCCTGGACGAGCTGGTATGGATTCCCACCGGCCAGTCCTGGCAAAAGGGCGACGACGTGACCCCAGCCGCGGACCGCCTGGCGATGACCGAACTGGCCGCCGCGGCGCTCGGCGACAGCGGCGCCAAAGTCCGGGTGAGCCGCATGGAGGTGGATCGCGCCGGCCCCAGCTACACCATCGACACGGTGCGCCAGCTGCGCGCCGAATACGGCCCCGAGGCCTCGCTGTGCTGGCTGATGGGCGCCGACCAGCTGTTGCGCCTGCACACCTGGCATGGCTGGCAGGAACTGTTCGCGCACGTGCACCTGTGCACCGCAACACGGCCGCGCTTCGCGCTTTCGGCGCTGGAGGGTCCGGTGCTGGCCGCGCTGGCCGAGCGTCAGGCCGACACGCACCTGATACAATGCACGCCCTCCGGCCGGATGTGGATCGACCAGACGCTCGCCGTCGACCTCTCTTCCACCCATCTGCGCCAGCGGCTGGCGGCCGGCCAGCCGGCAGATGACCAACTGCCGCCCGGCGTGGCACACTACATTGCCAGCCACGGGCTGTACCGCAATGCCCCGGCCCGGGCATGACCAGGGTTGCATCGACCCGGCGCCCACCCCCCAAACCGATCTGAGCTGAACAAGAAGACACCCATGGATATTCGTAAACTGCAACGCGCCATCGTCGACGGCCTCGAGGATGTCAAAGCGCAGGACATCAAGGTGTACGACACCAGCCACCTGACGGAACTGTTCGACCGGGTGGTGATTGCCAGCGGCACATCCAACCGGCAGACCAAGGCGCTGGCAGCGTCGGTGCGGGATACGGTGAAGGAAGCGGGCGGCCATATCGTTGCGGTCGAGGGCCTGGAAACCGGCGAATGGGTGCTGGTCGACTGCGGCGACGCCGTGGTCCACATCCTGCAGCCGCAACTGCGCCTGTACTACAACCTCGAAGAAATCTGGGGCGACAAGCCGGTGCGCATGAAGCTGGCCACCGGCGCCCGCCTGGCCAAGGCCAGCGAGCCCAT
It encodes the following:
- a CDS encoding YebC/PmpR family DNA-binding transcriptional regulator translates to MAGHSKWANIKHKKAAADAKRGKIWTRLIKEITVAAKLGGGDPDSNPRLRLSMDKAMDANMPKDNIQRAIQRGVGGLEGVNYEEIRYEGYGLSGAAIIVDCLTDNRTRTVAEVRHAFSKHGGNMGTEGSVAFMFTHCGQFLFAPGTPEDKLMEAALEAGADDVVTNDDGSIEVTCPPNDFSAVKAALEAAGFKAEVADVVMKPQNEVSFSGDDAVKMQKLLDALENLDDVQEVFTNAVIED
- the purD gene encoding phosphoribosylamine--glycine ligase, encoding MKVLVVGSGGREHALAWKLAQSPKVQVVYVAPGNGGTALDKRLQNVPLTDPEVIAAFAEREGVAFTVVGPEAPLAAGIVDIFRAKGLRIFGPTQAAAQLESSKDFAKAFMHRHGIPTAAYQTFADAAQAHAYIDAQGAPIVIKADGLAAGKGVVVAMTLEEAHQAVDMMLAGNKLGDAGARVVIEEFLDGEEASFIVLVDGKNVLALATSQDHKRLLDGDAGPNTGGMGAYSPAPVVTPALHARALREIILPTVRGMEKDGIPYTGFLYAGLMIDQDGNPKTLEFNCRMGDPETQPILARLKTDLVDVMEAAVSGKLDSIELDWDRRTALGVVMAAHGYPDDPRKGDAITGIPAETDDSVTFHAGTTLKDGTLLTSGGRVLCVVGLADTVKAAQRAAYAAVEQIRFDGMQYRTDIGYRAIKR
- the hemF gene encoding oxygen-dependent coproporphyrinogen oxidase; the protein is MIDSQAVRAYLLGLQDRITDAIGAIDGQPFLTDAWEKPPTERLRGSGRTRILEGGAVMERAGVGFSHVSGDTLPPSATANRPELAGRSFEAMGVSLVFHPRNPHVPTVHMNVRCFLALKPGAEPVWWFGGGMDLTPYYGNADDCTHFHRTCRQALAPFGDDLYPRFKQWCDEYFFLKHRNEARGIGGIFFDDFSALGFERSFAMMQAVGDAFLDAYLPILQGRKDTPYGERERAFQAYRRGRYVEFNLVFDRGTLFGLQSGGRAESILMSMPPLAAWRYDWQPEPGSPEAALYTDFLPARAWA
- a CDS encoding nicotinate-nucleotide adenylyltransferase, with amino-acid sequence MPAAAGTSPQPGAARPYRLGILGGTFDPPHVGHLALARLCIDHLGLDELVWIPTGQSWQKGDDVTPAADRLAMTELAAAALGDSGAKVRVSRMEVDRAGPSYTIDTVRQLRAEYGPEASLCWLMGADQLLRLHTWHGWQELFAHVHLCTATRPRFALSALEGPVLAALAERQADTHLIQCTPSGRMWIDQTLAVDLSSTHLRQRLAAGQPADDQLPPGVAHYIASHGLYRNAPARA
- the rsfS gene encoding ribosome silencing factor, which translates into the protein MDIRKLQRAIVDGLEDVKAQDIKVYDTSHLTELFDRVVIASGTSNRQTKALAASVRDTVKEAGGHIVAVEGLETGEWVLVDCGDAVVHILQPQLRLYYNLEEIWGDKPVRMKLATGARLAKASEPMDEDEDEAPVRTVRRASNLRPALARLPEGMKEPSPPMGHEDTDADAIATIRKPARKSAAKTPASKTAGTRAAAPRKTAAGTTARKTATKTAAKKAPAKKAPAKTAAAKPAARKRATRSA